The Bacteroidota bacterium nucleotide sequence TTAAATTGAGAATAATTGATTTCCTTCTTCTGAAAATCATACCCGAAAAATCAATACGTCCATTCCCACTTAGTCAGTCCGCCAATACCATCATGATAAATGCATTTGGCCGGACGCCCCTTCGCATCGTACGTTGTTTCCCATATTTCAGTCAGGGACATATTCCCGTAAGAATTACGGGTTAAAACATTCCCGTTTTTATCGTACGAATATTTTAGCTCCCTGATCGGATCACTGTTGAATTTGTTGGCCCAGGTTGCATCTGTCATTCTTCCTGCATCGTCGTAAGTCAATGAAAGGATCTCTGATTTATTTCCCGGATAATAATAATAAACGGAAGATACATTTCCGTTTTTATAATTCCAGATCGTACTGTCGCATGATCGCGGATCAGCAAGATCAATATCCCAATAATATTCACGCGTTTTTTTCCCTTCTGCATCATAAACAAAAGAGTCGCTGGATGTCAGGTTCAGTGTTTTGGTTGCATTTCCATCTTTATCTACGTATGCATATTCTCTCTTACCGGTAACGGCACCGGCGTTATTGTAAGTGTAATATTTCTCCCAGGATCCCTTGCATATTGCTTTGATCTTTCTTCCTGCCGCATCAGTTTCAAATTGAATATGGATCGTGCTGTCGCGAAGCCATTCATCAACCGGATGATGTTGTGCATCATAATTCCATATTGAACGGGAAGAGATCTCTTTCCCGGAAATTTCGAGTTTGGTTTCTTTCATTCCAGACTGGTCAGAAAACAGTGAATCGATTTTTACAACACCATTTCCCTTATGCGGAATCATTTTTAAAGTGAGAAATTTACCGCCAGGATCGCGATGATAAATAAAAACAGATTCGCTGGCCGGATCAGTTTTGTTGCTTGCACTGTCAATATTGATGGTGTGAAGGCGGAAATAATTTACGCCTTTCATAGAATCCATCTCAGTTATTGCAACGGGAAAATTCTGCGAGAATGATGTGAAAGGAAACAAAAATAAAAACCGGATGAAGAGTAGTGAACGTTTCCTCATAATGAAATTTATTCACTCACCGGAATAGTAAGCGGATAATCTTTGCTCTCGAGATTGTGTGTATCTGTAATGAGATACTGGTATCCCCACACAGGAGTAACATGCGTTGAATCCCAACCCGGGTCAACTCCTTTTGCATAGAAAACATATTGCTGCTGCCCGTTGAGAATTCCGCTCATCGTGTAATTTCCATTGGCATCAGTTACGTAACGCAGATCATAAAGTGTAGTATCTGTTCCGGGAAAAACAAGAGTGCCTCTTTTCACGAAAATTCTTGCGTAAGGAATGGGAACCGTGTGATGCTGCACGGAAAGAAGACAACGTACCACTCCGCCAGGAACTGTTCTCACTTCATCTTTTTTGTGACAGGAGGTGAAGGCGAAGAGAATTATCACTATGAAAATAAAATTTTTCATTCTTCGGATGAGTGTATCTAAGGTACAAAAAAATCAGTTCTTCCCAAATGGTTTTGAGTAATGAGTCCGAATTCAAAACTCATAACTCCACCAAAACTTTCCACGCTCTGCCAATATTCTCCGAAATATCTCCTGCAATTACACCGTTCTCCGTAACGGCAGATGCAGAAATATCTCCGGCGAGTCCGTGCAGGTAAACGCCGATCCTGCAACTCTCCAATGAAGAATAGCCCTGTGCGCGCAATCCTGTGATAATTCCGGTGAGTACATCTCCGCTTCCGCCGGTTGCCATTCCGGGATTTCCGGAAGAATTGAAATACACTTTCCCATCGGGACAAGCAATGGAGGAATACGCACCTTTCAGCACAATGAAAATTCCATTTTTCGCTGCAAGCTCTTTCTGCGTTTTCATACGCTCAAAACCATTTTTATGTTTTTGTGTGAGCCGGTCGAATTCTCCGGGATGCGGAGTGAGAATGGTTTCTTTCGGAAGAATGGAAAGCAGGTTTTTATTTTCAGAAATAATATTCAACGCATCTGCATCAAGCACCAGCGGGCCGTTGAATGAATTGATCAATTGCCGCAATGCAGTTTCTGTTTCTTTCGCTTTGCCAAGCCCCGGCCCTGCTCCTATTGCTGCGAATTCTGAAACCGGAATTTTACCGGAAATAAAATCTGTTCCCTCCTGCTCCACCAGCATCGCTTCAGGAACTGCAGTTTGCATAATGAGATTTCCTTCGCGCGGAACACATGCGCTCACGAGCCCGGCGCCCGAACGCAGGCATGCGCGTGCGCACAGGATGGCTGCTCCCATTTTTCCTTTGCTGCCGGCGACAATGAGAGCGTGGCCAAAAGTTCCCTTGTGAGAAAATTTTTCACGCGTGTGAAGATTTTTTTTAATTTCTTCTTTCGTATTGAAATAAAAAGAAGAATTTATTTGTTCAGGAAAAGATTTGTGAATGCCGATATCAAGAATATGAAAATCGCCGACGAAGGAACTGTTCTCAGAAAAAAGGAACTGCAGTTTCGGATATTGAAATGTCAATGTAAATTTTGCATGCACCACATGTTTCAGCGAAGAAGAAGAATTATCATCGCCGTTGAGCCCGGAAGGAATGTCAATGGAAACGATGGCATTTCCGAACGAATTCATTTTATCAATGAGATGCGCGAATGTTCCGGCAGCTTCTCCTTTGAATCCTGTTCCGGTAAGTGCATCAATGATTATTCTTCCTTCGGTTACATTCACCAGTTCTATCGTATCGTCGGTGAGAACAGAAATTTCTGTTTTACCGGATTTTTTCAGCCGCGAAAGATTTTCATTGAAATCGGGAGCATCTTCTTTTGAAATACGAAGCAGAAAAACTTTCACATCACATCCCTGTTCCGAAAGTTGCCGCGCTATGGCAAGTCCGTCGCCTCCATTGTTTCCATTGCCGCAAAATATCCGGAAAGGAAAATTTCTTCCGAATTTTTTCAGGATCCACACCGTGCAGGAAAGCGCTGCACGTTCCATAAGGTCGATCGAAGCTACCGGTTCATGCGCAATGGTAAATGCATCGGCTTCCTTAGTTTGAGCAACGGAAAGAATTTTCATGATCCGATCAGGAAATCGAGATGATAAAAATTACAAAAGCGATGATCATGAATCCAAAAAGGCACAGCCCGATTATTCCGCATGTTTTTGCAGCTTTAGCTTTTCTGTAAGAACTTTCATTGTAACGTCCCTGCTGAGAAATTTCAATTTCGCGTATTGCACCCGCTCCCATTATGATCGCGCAAATATTCAGAACGATGCCAATGATATTCCAGAACAGGATGAGGCCAATGATACCGCATACTTGCGCATTCACTGCTTTCTGAAGATCGATAGGTTGATTGCTGATATAAGGATTGTAAGGCGGAACCGGTGGCAAATATGGATTCTGATTCGGAAGCGGATTCTGCGGGTAAGGTGGTTGCGGCCACTGTGGTTGATATGGATTCTGAAAATGCTGCGGCGGATTCTGGTTCTGTTGATTCCAGTTCTGGTAGTTCTGATCGAAAGGAGGATTGGACATGAATAAAAAATTTAAAAAACTTTTTTCAGAAAGAATTACTCAACGAAGAAATGAATGCGAGTTCCATAACAAAAACGATGAGAATAAGAGCGCCAATGGATAGCCCTATGATCGCACAGATTCTTCCGGCTTTTACATTGCTGTAAGAATTTTCGGAATAAACACCTGGATTCATTTCATAAACATTCTTCGCTTTGTTTCCCATCACGAGAGAAGTGATGCCCAGCGCCACACCCACTACACCATAACAGAACGCACCGAGGATGGAAATTATTCCGAGAACGAGTACCGCACTTGCATTCGGCAGATCGCGCTGTGCCATGTACGGATTATTGTATTGCTGGTACGGATTCTGGTAATACTGTTGCTGGTACGGATTCTGGTAATACTGTTGCTGCTGATTATTCTGATAATAATTCTGCTGCGGATTGTAGGGAGAATACTGATTAGGATTCTGCGAATACTGGTTGATGTTCTGCGAATACTGGTTAGGATTCTGCGTGTACGGATTTTCCTCGTTTCCCTTTTCCGGTTTTGGCGCATAAGGATTATCATCAGGAGGATTGTTCGGCGGGTTACTCATAGTTCAGGACAGGTGATGAATTTCTTTGTAGAGATAACTTACCACGATCACCGCTGCTGAAAAAAAATAGAATCCAAGTAAAAACATTGTTCCTTTTCTGAATCTGAATTTCAAATGAAGAAAAAGAAAAATGAAAGTGAGGAGCAGTGGAATAAGAGCGGGGTAAATTTTTATGCTTTCAATAAGATCGCCCCGGAGGAGGAACAGCAACGAGCGCTGAAAACCGCAACCGGGGCAATCGATACCTGTAATGGATTTTATGGGACAAGGAATAAGATGATCCTGCAGCCAGTTCAGATCCATGACAAGATTTTATTTTCTACCAGTGAGAACCGAACGCCGAAGCGAGGAACACGATCTCAATGATGTAAATGATCCAGATGATAGCACCCAGGCAAAGTCCGATGATAGAACAAATACGTCCTGCATTCAGATTTTTGTAAGATGCTTCTTTGTACATGCCGGGATTTGCTTCGTAGGCACGTTTTGCTGTTCCGGACATAACGAGTCCGATCGTTCCGAGAATTGGGCCGAGTCCGCAGATAGCGATCGAGCAGATTCCCATAACGAGAACGAGTGTCGCATTCGGAACGTCCATCTGGCCGCCCATCGGGTTGTTCATAAAAGGATTTCCCTGGGGTTGATTCGGAGGAAAGGGAGGATTCTGATTTTCCATAGTTAGAAGTGGTTTTTTAATTGTTATGCCGACTAAGATATAAAATTACTTAACGCGTGAAAATGAATGATTTTAGCAGTTGAATTGATAAGTTTTATTTCTTTGATTATCATATACTTATTCGTTTACAATTGTTTATATACGAATATAATTAGTTGGGAACCGAATGCTGTGAAGTCTGACGGGCATCTTTGCACCGTCGAATCAGAAAAATTGAAATTCGGCAGTTGATAATTGAAGATCAGTTTTTGTATTTATTAATGAGCGTCCTACAGGAGAGTATTTCTCAGAAAAAAAATCAACGCAGTATTTAAAAGCACGGAGACTGATCGCCATTATCACTTCACATCTATTCTTTCATTATTAATTTTTAAAAATTATTTTTTATGACAATGCTTCGTAACAATGTACAACTGATCGGGAATCTGGGAATGAATCCCGAAGTGAAATCAACTTCAACAGGAAAAAAGGTAGCGCGATTCACGCTTGCTAATGTGAATTTCAAAACGCAGGGAGAAACAAAAACCACTTTTGTAAACTGGTTCAATCTTGTGGCGTGGGAAAAACAGGCGGAGATCGCCGAGCAGTATCTTTATAAAGGAAGAAAAGTAGGTGTGAACGGACGACTCGCCACACGGAACTGGGTGGACGCCGACGGAAGAAAACATTCCATCACGGAAATTATCGTAAGCGATATCATTATGATGGATGAGCCGAAGATTGAAAAGGCGGCTTGAGAAAAAATGCTTCATAACAGTTTTTATCAGCGGCAGTGGTGAGCGGCAGTATATAATAAACCAGGATATCTCTAACAACATTGCTCGTAACCCCGAACTTAAGTTCGGGGTTAATGAAAACAACGCTGCAAAAGGACTTTAGTCCTGAATGAATCTTTAATCGATATAAACTCAAATGTGATGAAGTTGGAAGAATGCTCCGGCCTATGGCAGATTTTCCTGAAAATTTTTTTTCAAAAAAATAAATTCTCTGACTGCAGCTTTCCACCTACAACTACTGAAACCTAAATCTCGATCACCAATCCATCATAAGCCAGAAAAATATTCTCCGGCAGATTTTTCTGCACCTCCCCGTGTTTTCCCATCTGGTGTGAAATATGAGTAAGAAAAGTTTTTTTGGGGTGAAGTTCTCTTGAAACCGCTATGGCTTGCTCCAGTGTGAAATGAGAAATATGTTTTTCATGGCGGAGCGCATTCAACACCAGCACTTCACTTCCGTAAATTTTTTTCTTCTCTTCTTCAGCAATGAAATTCGCATCAGTGATGTATGTAAAATTACCGATACGGAAACCAAGAACAGGAAGCTGGTGATGCATTACCTCCAGCGGAATAAATGGAATTCCTTCTGCTTCGAACGCGTGATCGGTGATGGTGTGAAAATCGATGCGTGGAATTCCGGGATAAGAAGGCGTTTCAAAAATGTAGGAGAATTCTTTCCTGATCGCTTCCTGCACACGATGAGTTGCATAAACCGGCATCGATTTTTTATGAATGTAATTGAACGCACGCACTTCATCGAGCCCGGCGAGATGATCTTTGTGCTCATGCGTCAGAACTATTGCATCAAGCGTGCGCACCTTTGCACGGAGCATCTGCTGCCGGAAATCGGGGCCGGTGTCAATGACAATTTTTTTTTCGTTCGTTTCTATCATCAC carries:
- a CDS encoding RHS repeat protein yields the protein MDSMKGVNYFRLHTINIDSASNKTDPASESVFIYHRDPGGKFLTLKMIPHKGNGVVKIDSLFSDQSGMKETKLEISGKEISSRSIWNYDAQHHPVDEWLRDSTIHIQFETDAAGRKIKAICKGSWEKYYTYNNAGAVTGKREYAYVDKDGNATKTLNLTSSDSFVYDAEGKKTREYYWDIDLADPRSCDSTIWNYKNGNVSSVYYYYPGNKSEILSLTYDDAGRMTDATWANKFNSDPIRELKYSYDKNGNVLTRNSYGNMSLTEIWETTYDAKGRPAKCIYHDGIGGLTKWEWTY
- a CDS encoding NAD(P)H-hydrate dehydratase, which encodes MKILSVAQTKEADAFTIAHEPVASIDLMERAALSCTVWILKKFGRNFPFRIFCGNGNNGGDGLAIARQLSEQGCDVKVFLLRISKEDAPDFNENLSRLKKSGKTEISVLTDDTIELVNVTEGRIIIDALTGTGFKGEAAGTFAHLIDKMNSFGNAIVSIDIPSGLNGDDNSSSSLKHVVHAKFTLTFQYPKLQFLFSENSSFVGDFHILDIGIHKSFPEQINSSFYFNTKEEIKKNLHTREKFSHKGTFGHALIVAGSKGKMGAAILCARACLRSGAGLVSACVPREGNLIMQTAVPEAMLVEQEGTDFISGKIPVSEFAAIGAGPGLGKAKETETALRQLINSFNGPLVLDADALNIISENKNLLSILPKETILTPHPGEFDRLTQKHKNGFERMKTQKELAAKNGIFIVLKGAYSSIACPDGKVYFNSSGNPGMATGGSGDVLTGIITGLRAQGYSSLESCRIGVYLHGLAGDISASAVTENGVIAGDISENIGRAWKVLVEL
- a CDS encoding DUF2752 domain-containing protein; its protein translation is MDLNWLQDHLIPCPIKSITGIDCPGCGFQRSLLFLLRGDLIESIKIYPALIPLLLTFIFLFLHLKFRFRKGTMFLLGFYFFSAAVIVVSYLYKEIHHLS
- a CDS encoding single-stranded DNA-binding protein → MLRNNVQLIGNLGMNPEVKSTSTGKKVARFTLANVNFKTQGETKTTFVNWFNLVAWEKQAEIAEQYLYKGRKVGVNGRLATRNWVDADGRKHSITEIIVSDIIMMDEPKIEKAA
- a CDS encoding MBL fold metallo-hydrolase, with amino-acid sequence MKITFLGTGTSQGVPLIGCACEVCTSADARDNRLRTSVMIETNEKKIVIDTGPDFRQQMLRAKVRTLDAIVLTHEHKDHLAGLDEVRAFNYIHKKSMPVYATHRVQEAIRKEFSYIFETPSYPGIPRIDFHTITDHAFEAEGIPFIPLEVMHHQLPVLGFRIGNFTYITDANFIAEEEKKKIYGSEVLVLNALRHEKHISHFTLEQAIAVSRELHPKKTFLTHISHQMGKHGEVQKNLPENIFLAYDGLVIEI